GACGAGTGCGTTGTCCCGCATGTTGCGGTGCCGCAGCTCGGCCCCCTTGGGCCGGCCGGTCGTCCCGGAGGTGTACAGGATGACCGCGGTGTCGTCCTCGTCGGTCCGGACCGTCTCGAAGTCCGGCGCCTGATCCGCCACCGCGGCGCCGAAGGTCTCGGCACCCGCGACGGGACTCGCGGCGACCGGGTCGGCGGTCACCACGAAGAAGTCCCTCGTGCCGGCCGAATCCTGGAACCCGGCGTAGGCCTCCTGACCGATGGGCAGATCGGGCGAACCCTCGAAGGCGAAGAGGGCCACGGCGTCGGAGTCGTCGAGGTGGTAGGCGATTTCGCGGCCCTTGAGGAGCATGTTCAGGGGGACGACGGTGGCACCTGCCTTGAGGATGCCGTTGTAGATGATCGTGAAGTGCGGCAGGTTCGGGATCATCAGGGCGACCTTGTCCCCGGGCCGCACGCCACGGGAGACCAGCAGATTGGCGACCTGGTTGGCGGCGCCGTCGACCTGGGCGTAACTCAGGCGGGTGTCGCCGAGCACGATCGCGGTCCGCTCGGGGTACTTCGCTGCGCTGCCTTCGAGCAGGTCGGCGAGGTTGTAGGACGGCATGGCGGCTCTTTCTGGATCTGGGAGGGTTTCCGGCGGTCTCATCGTCCTGGGCCCGGTCCGGAGACAGGCCCTAGCCGCGCAGTGCGGAGGCGAAGATGCCGGGGAGCTTGGCCCACCCGGGACGGCCGGCGAAGGCGGCGAGCCGGCGTCCGGTCACGGCCGCGGTGCGGTTGGTGACGAACCACGGCGGCCGCGGAGACAGAGTGAACTGGCCGGTGAGCACCGACCGTGGGAAAGGACGGAACGGTCCGTGCACGACGGTCCGTTCGGTGCCGTCCAGCAGGAGCCCGTTGTGGACGATGCCTATGCCGCTCTGCGCGTCCTGGAGGGTGTGGCCGGGGAACGCGCCCCAGGTGGCGCGGGCGGTCAGGTAGCCGACGCCGGTCCACGCGTTGACCGCGACCGTGCCGTAGCGCAGATCGGCGATGAACCGGGTGAAGTCGGCGCCCAGCGCCCTGATGGTCCGAGGGTGCGCCACGACGTTCGCGCCGAGGGTTCCCGACAGCCGGTCGTTCGCGAAAGCGGCGGCGCGGTCGAGGAAGTCGCGTCCCTGTCCGGGAAGGCTGGTGACGGCCAGGACGGGGGCGAAGTACTCCTCGGCGAAGGCGATGTCGTCGCCGACGGGGATCTCCTCGAGCAGCACACGGGAGCCGTCCGCGACCTGCTTGGCGGTGCCGGGGTGGTCCCTCACCGCGGCCGCGCACCGGTCGTCGCTGCCCGGGTAGTAGGCGGGACGTGCGACCGCGTCGGTGAAGGCCTTGCGCAGGGCCTTGAGGAAGTCGTCCTTCTGGGCCCAGTCGCTGCTGAGCACGAGGACCTGGGACGCGATGCAGTTGTACCCGTTGTTGTGGAGCTTCTGGGTCACGATGTGCTCCGCCTGGAAGGCGAGGTCACGCTTCGACCAGTTCCCCGGGACCACGATCGTCGGCGACACACCGCCCAGCTCACTGGTGATCGGCTTGTCGAGGAGCACCTCGCCGCGCGTCTGCCGGGCCCGGCCTTCCTCACCGGGGCCGAACACGATGACGTCATGGGACGTGACGCTGCCGGTGATGTGCACGTGGCCGATCCCCGGGTGCGCCACCGCCGCCGCACCGAATTCGACACCACCGGTGACGATCCGCAGGAGGCCCAGCTCGATGAAGGGGGCGAACACCTTGTTCAGCACCGGCAGCAGCGGGTCCGTGATCGGGTTCAGCTTGAGCAGGACGACCCGGTTGTGGGCGAACAGCTCGTAGAGCGTGTCGAGCGGCGCGATCGAGAAGATGTTGCCGGCCCCGAGGACGAGGCCGATACCGCCGGTCTCCTTCGGCGTGCGCTGGCCGAGTCCTGCGGCCTTCCGCAACCGATCGGCCGTCACGCCCGGCTTGGACCACACTTCGGCGGTGAAACCGTTGAGCAGGAGCCGGTCGAACAGGGTGTGGGGAAGGACCCGGACCGCGACCCGGTCATCGGGGGCCTGCGAGAGGTGGAAGCCGTCGAGCGGACTGCGTCCGCCCTCAAGGGCCGCGAGCGTCGCGGACAGGGCCCCCACCCCACTGAGCACGGCGTAGGGCCCGCTGATCCATTCCTCACCGGCGAGCTGGGACGTGGGCGACAGCCGCTTGATGGAGCAGGCGACGTCGACCCACTCCTGGGCATGCTGCTGGAGAGCTTCCGACAGGACCGCGAGCAGGTCCCGGCGCGCGGAGAGGGACATCGAGCCCCAGGTCTCCTCGCCACGGCGGAGCTCCTCCACCAGCGTGTCGAGGGACGGGGGGTGGTCGTTCACGGTGTTCATGCCGGTCCTCACGCTTCCAGCTGGGCGAGCACTTCGGCCGCCGCTCGATGGCCGGAACGGATGGCCCCGTCCATGTAGCCGTTCCACACCTCGGAGGTCTCGGCCCCCGCCCAGTGGATGCGTCCGACCGGCTCCGCGAGCGCGGCACCGTACTGGGTCCACACACCGGCCCCCAGCCGGCCGCCGTAACAGCCCCGGGTGTACTCCTCCTCCATCCAGTCCTGCTCGACGTACTCGATCGGGTTCTGGGCCTCGGGCCCGAACATCTTCACCAGCGTCGCCACGGCGGCGGCCCGACGCTCTTCCAGCGACAAGCGAGCGGCGCTGCGGGCATGGGCGCCCTCGAAGAACCCGACGACGACACCGCACGAACCGTCCGGCGGCGAGTTGTCCATGGTGACGCTCAGCTCGTCGTCCAGGCTGAAGCCGAAACCGCTGAGTCCGGCGTCTCGCCAGAACGGGGTCGGGTAGGCGACCTGCACCTTGATGACCGAGCCCATCGGTATCTGCTGGGTGAGACCGTCACGGGACGCGGGCAGCGCGGGCTTGTAGACGAGCCGCCCGGCCAGAGTGGGCGGGATCGCGACGATGACCCGCTGCGCGGTGATCCGGCCGCCCTCGTAGTCGACCTGCACCCCGTTGTCGTCGTGGGAGATCTGTCTGACCGGGGCGTTCACCCGGACGGCGTCGCCGAGCTGGTCGGCCAGACGCTCGGACATCTGGTGGGTGCCGCCGACGACGCGCAGTTCCTGCGCCCCACCGGTGGTGGAGACAAGGTTGTCGATCATGCCGCCGGACTTGATGTAGAAGAGGAAGTGCAACAGCGACATCTCCGCGGGCTCGGCGGAGAACACCGCCGGGATGATCGCGCCCCAGAACGCCAGTGCCTCGGCGTTGTCGGTGTTGGCACGCAGCCATGCGTCCACAGTCTGCCGGTCGAGTTCGGCGGCGGCCGGCGAGGACCAGGGAGAGGACAGCGAAACCTGGTCGGCGAGCCCTTCGAGCTCCTGCTGCAGTCG
The DNA window shown above is from Streptomyces vietnamensis and carries:
- a CDS encoding flavin monoamine oxidase family protein, with the translated sequence MNVDVVVVGAGLAGLAAARAVRAAGRSVMVLEARDRVAGRNLGHRLADGTPVELGGQWIGRTQTEALKLVSELGLETFPTYDDGAAVTLYNGKRTQYADETFGLSYESAVEVGRLQQELEGLADQVSLSSPWSSPAAAELDRQTVDAWLRANTDNAEALAFWGAIIPAVFSAEPAEMSLLHFLFYIKSGGMIDNLVSTTGGAQELRVVGGTHQMSERLADQLGDAVRVNAPVRQISHDDNGVQVDYEGGRITAQRVIVAIPPTLAGRLVYKPALPASRDGLTQQIPMGSVIKVQVAYPTPFWRDAGLSGFGFSLDDELSVTMDNSPPDGSCGVVVGFFEGAHARSAARLSLEERRAAAVATLVKMFGPEAQNPIEYVEQDWMEEEYTRGCYGGRLGAGVWTQYGAALAEPVGRIHWAGAETSEVWNGYMDGAIRSGHRAAAEVLAQLEA
- a CDS encoding aldehyde dehydrogenase family protein, which gives rise to MNTVNDHPPSLDTLVEELRRGEETWGSMSLSARRDLLAVLSEALQQHAQEWVDVACSIKRLSPTSQLAGEEWISGPYAVLSGVGALSATLAALEGGRSPLDGFHLSQAPDDRVAVRVLPHTLFDRLLLNGFTAEVWSKPGVTADRLRKAAGLGQRTPKETGGIGLVLGAGNIFSIAPLDTLYELFAHNRVVLLKLNPITDPLLPVLNKVFAPFIELGLLRIVTGGVEFGAAAVAHPGIGHVHITGSVTSHDVIVFGPGEEGRARQTRGEVLLDKPITSELGGVSPTIVVPGNWSKRDLAFQAEHIVTQKLHNNGYNCIASQVLVLSSDWAQKDDFLKALRKAFTDAVARPAYYPGSDDRCAAAVRDHPGTAKQVADGSRVLLEEIPVGDDIAFAEEYFAPVLAVTSLPGQGRDFLDRAAAFANDRLSGTLGANVVAHPRTIRALGADFTRFIADLRYGTVAVNAWTGVGYLTARATWGAFPGHTLQDAQSGIGIVHNGLLLDGTERTVVHGPFRPFPRSVLTGQFTLSPRPPWFVTNRTAAVTGRRLAAFAGRPGWAKLPGIFASALRG